One window of Anaerolineales bacterium genomic DNA carries:
- a CDS encoding class I SAM-dependent methyltransferase, whose translation MPTTTDSVRTYYDENTKLFLNFSGHKQARNIHRSLWMPETKSLEDALNTSNALILKEIESVAPENAHIADLGCGVGASLFYIHPRLHSPAPALGLTLSPVQARLAQDSAKQLGLQNKIHFAEGDFTSVPLPSESLNVVYSVEAVCHAIKPENYFKEASRLLCKGGKLILVDDYQAARSFSSNEQKWFDAFINGWYVPGVRTVEQSKQFAQAHQLLLIKNDELTPYLRLRNLPNVIASALHFLGEKLPIKHVIVPSMLGSMALQQCLHMKVVEYRMLVFEKINHR comes from the coding sequence ATGCCAACCACCACCGATTCCGTCCGCACGTATTACGATGAGAATACCAAACTCTTCCTGAATTTCAGCGGTCATAAACAAGCCCGGAACATCCACCGCTCGTTATGGATGCCTGAGACCAAGTCTCTCGAAGACGCGCTTAACACCTCGAATGCACTTATCTTGAAAGAGATCGAATCGGTTGCGCCCGAAAACGCCCACATTGCAGACCTTGGCTGCGGTGTGGGCGCGAGTCTGTTTTACATCCACCCGCGCCTGCATAGCCCCGCCCCCGCCCTAGGATTGACCCTCAGCCCTGTGCAAGCCCGATTGGCGCAAGATTCTGCAAAACAACTCGGTTTGCAGAATAAAATCCATTTTGCCGAAGGTGATTTCACATCGGTCCCGCTTCCCAGCGAATCGCTTAATGTTGTCTATTCTGTAGAAGCGGTTTGTCATGCCATCAAGCCGGAAAACTATTTCAAAGAAGCGAGTCGACTGCTTTGCAAAGGCGGCAAGCTTATTCTCGTGGATGATTATCAGGCGGCGCGCTCGTTCAGCTCAAACGAACAAAAATGGTTCGACGCTTTCATAAATGGCTGGTACGTCCCCGGTGTGCGCACGGTTGAGCAAAGCAAACAATTCGCGCAAGCCCATCAGCTTCTGCTCATCAAAAACGATGAACTGACACCCTATCTCCGTCTGCGCAATCTGCCCAACGTCATCGCCAGTGCATTGCACTTCCTCGGTGAAAAACTTCCGATCAAACATGTCATCGTGCCATCCATGCTGGGGAGCATGGCATTGCAGCAGTGTTTGCATATGAAAGTGGTGGAGTATCGGATGTTAGTTTTTGAAAAAATCAACCACAGATGA
- the dapA gene encoding 4-hydroxy-tetrahydrodipicolinate synthase gives MNLKGIYAPIVTPFNAYESINYPVLEQLIEYLIQNKIAGLVPGGTTGEVYAFTEAERLDIFKFTKEKVNGRVTLIAGTNSGATRDVIRYSQIAEQMGYDALMVAVPPYSRPNQRELLAHYEAVAKAVKIPIVLYNFPWRAGTEVSYEVMDGLTKYDHVIGIKEASSDMSRVYAMKARYGDRYQIICGSDDQALDYFLWGTTAWIGGAASCAPLQHHNVLEAALNNDFVSARKHMEKLMPLLRSVESGSYLQKVKIGCELLGIPVGGPRQPLLPLTAEDRAEFEKIFKSI, from the coding sequence ATGAACCTCAAAGGAATATACGCCCCCATCGTCACCCCCTTCAACGCATACGAAAGCATCAACTACCCTGTTCTTGAACAACTGATCGAATACCTGATACAAAACAAGATCGCAGGGCTTGTCCCCGGCGGCACCACGGGCGAGGTCTACGCCTTCACCGAAGCCGAACGGCTGGACATTTTCAAATTCACCAAAGAGAAAGTCAACGGACGGGTCACGCTGATTGCAGGCACCAACAGCGGAGCCACCCGCGACGTGATCCGCTACTCGCAGATCGCCGAGCAAATGGGCTACGACGCGCTCATGGTCGCCGTCCCGCCGTATTCACGTCCCAACCAGCGCGAACTGCTCGCGCATTACGAAGCCGTCGCCAAAGCCGTCAAAATTCCCATCGTGCTCTACAACTTCCCCTGGCGCGCAGGCACCGAAGTCAGCTACGAAGTGATGGACGGTCTGACCAAATACGACCACGTCATCGGCATCAAAGAAGCCTCCAGCGATATGTCCCGCGTGTATGCGATGAAAGCGCGTTATGGCGACCGCTATCAGATCATCTGCGGCAGCGACGACCAAGCCCTTGATTATTTCCTGTGGGGCACCACTGCATGGATAGGCGGCGCCGCCTCCTGCGCGCCACTCCAGCATCACAACGTGCTCGAAGCCGCGCTCAACAATGACTTCGTCTCCGCCCGTAAACACATGGAAAAACTCATGCCGCTCCTGCGAAGCGTTGAAAGCGGCAGTTATTTACAAAAAGTAAAGATCGGCTGCGAACTGCTCGGCATCCCTGTCGGCGGTCCGCGCCAGCCATTGCTGCCCCTCACCGCTGAAGACCGCGCGGAGTTCGAGAAAATTTTTAAGAGCATCTAA
- a CDS encoding HNH endonuclease: MPAVKKLNPINFIVKRDLVISALAVYSVELEYNKVAWLHQGHRNILGDELTRLKTQFFQKFKIDYSDVINNSVSLLVKKLDQIDLSQKDVSVLNKIYEEYIGLLKDTEEKPVRLIDFIRFSHWFYKGFVYQVQGPYSEDEIRLLILEDFDKERRRFEKLRAKFDGAISEDLNYERPRIPEKVRIEVWRRDSGKCARCGSREKLEYDHIVPISKGGSNTARNIELLCETCNRGKSNNVV; the protein is encoded by the coding sequence ATGCCCGCTGTTAAGAAACTGAACCCTATAAATTTTATTGTTAAGCGCGACTTGGTTATTAGTGCATTAGCGGTTTATAGCGTGGAACTAGAATACAATAAAGTCGCATGGTTGCATCAAGGGCATAGAAATATACTAGGGGATGAACTTACAAGACTTAAGACGCAGTTTTTCCAGAAATTCAAAATTGATTACAGTGATGTAATTAATAATAGCGTATCTTTGTTGGTAAAGAAATTAGACCAGATAGATCTGTCCCAAAAAGACGTTTCTGTGTTGAACAAAATTTATGAAGAGTATATTGGTTTACTTAAAGACACAGAAGAAAAGCCTGTAAGACTTATAGATTTCATTAGGTTTTCTCATTGGTTTTATAAAGGATTTGTTTACCAAGTTCAAGGACCTTACTCTGAAGACGAAATAAGACTCTTGATTCTTGAAGACTTTGATAAAGAAAGAAGAAGATTTGAAAAATTAAGAGCCAAATTTGACGGGGCAATATCAGAAGATTTGAATTATGAACGCCCTCGAATTCCAGAAAAGGTCCGAATAGAGGTTTGGCGCAGAGATAGTGGAAAGTGTGCAAGGTGTGGCAGCAGGGAAAAATTAGAGTATGACCACATTGTACCAATTTCCAAAGGTGGTAGTAATACAGCCAGAAACATCGAGTTGCTTTGCGAGACATGCAACCGAGGCAAGAGCAATAATGTAGTTTGA
- a CDS encoding Gfo/Idh/MocA family oxidoreductase gives MKQLLQNIKDGRTIVEEVPIPTPREGQALVKVSASLVSAGTERMVVAFAEKSYLGKARSRPDLVEQTLDKAKREGIMPTVQAVFNRLDQPMGLGYSSAGTIVALGKNMQGFKVGQRVACAGGGYAMHAEYNVVPKNLLTPLPKNVDFESAAFTTLGAIALHGFRLAEPQLGENVAVIGLGLLGLLTVQLASAAGCNVLGIDIDPKRVKLASSLNVESVTRPQAESAATAFTQNRGFDSIIICADTSSNDPVELAGVIARDRAKVVATGAVGLNFPRKVYYEKEIAFINSRSYGPGRYDASYEENGQDYPIGYVRWTEGRNFQAVVDLIASGKLKVTPLISHRFDIEESVKAYEVITGKKKEPFLGVLLKYDETKEEGGKKIEFPSIVNRQSKIVNLGVLGAGLFANSTLLPILKNNRDFELVGIASSGGLHAQHSGKKFGFQYATSSEDEIINDPRVNTVAILTRHDTHADLVVKALKAGKHVFVEKPLAINSDQLSVISKQLKSSVSLLTVGFNRRFAPLIQNLKSQIVNRSEPLHAHYRVTAGFIPANHWTQDPAIGGGRIIGEACHFIDVLTFLVGAPPVLVSAHALPNNGKYSEDNVSMTFTFADGSIGVVDYLANGDKSMPKERLEVFCGGMVAVLDDYVSLSVVKDGKRKEERGAQDKGWRGEMAAFSEAVKAGKEPPIPYQQILAVTKSTFAAVESIRSKSGIEIK, from the coding sequence ATGAAGCAGCTTCTGCAAAACATCAAAGACGGCAGGACCATCGTCGAAGAAGTTCCCATCCCGACCCCGCGCGAAGGGCAGGCGCTCGTCAAGGTTTCAGCCAGCCTGGTTTCGGCTGGAACCGAACGCATGGTGGTGGCGTTTGCCGAAAAAAGTTATCTTGGCAAAGCGCGCTCACGCCCGGATCTCGTCGAACAAACGCTCGATAAAGCCAAACGCGAAGGCATCATGCCGACGGTACAAGCTGTCTTCAACCGCCTCGATCAGCCGATGGGGCTTGGTTATTCATCAGCCGGAACCATCGTCGCACTTGGGAAGAACATGCAAGGCTTCAAAGTTGGTCAACGCGTGGCGTGTGCGGGCGGCGGCTATGCCATGCATGCCGAATACAACGTCGTGCCAAAAAACCTTTTGACCCCGCTGCCTAAAAATGTGGATTTTGAATCCGCCGCCTTCACCACCCTTGGCGCAATTGCGCTTCACGGATTCCGCCTGGCAGAGCCTCAGCTTGGCGAGAACGTCGCCGTCATCGGTTTGGGTCTTTTGGGATTATTGACGGTTCAGCTGGCGTCTGCGGCTGGATGCAATGTCCTCGGCATCGACATTGACCCGAAACGGGTCAAGCTCGCCTCTTCCCTTAACGTTGAATCGGTTACACGCCCCCAGGCAGAATCTGCCGCTACAGCCTTTACCCAAAACCGCGGCTTCGACAGCATCATCATCTGCGCCGACACCTCTTCGAATGACCCGGTTGAATTGGCTGGTGTCATTGCCAGAGATCGCGCCAAAGTGGTTGCGACCGGTGCTGTTGGACTCAACTTCCCGCGCAAGGTCTACTACGAAAAGGAAATCGCCTTCATCAACTCCCGCTCGTATGGACCGGGTCGCTATGACGCGAGCTATGAAGAAAATGGACAAGACTATCCAATCGGTTATGTCCGTTGGACGGAGGGACGGAATTTTCAAGCTGTTGTTGATCTCATAGCAAGTGGAAAGTTGAAGGTGACGCCGCTCATCTCGCATCGCTTTGATATTGAAGAAAGCGTGAAAGCGTATGAAGTTATTACAGGAAAGAAGAAAGAGCCATTCCTTGGGGTGTTGTTGAAATATGATGAGACGAAAGAAGAAGGAGGAAAGAAAATTGAATTTCCGTCAATCGTCAATCGTCAATCAAAAATCGTAAATCTAGGAGTCCTCGGCGCTGGACTTTTCGCCAACTCTACCTTGCTTCCCATTCTCAAAAACAACAGGGACTTTGAATTGGTCGGCATCGCCTCCTCTGGCGGGCTTCACGCCCAGCATTCCGGCAAGAAATTCGGCTTTCAATATGCGACTTCCAGTGAAGATGAAATTATCAACGACCCAAGAGTCAACACCGTTGCGATTCTGACACGTCACGACACCCATGCAGACTTGGTGGTGAAGGCGTTGAAAGCAGGTAAACATGTTTTCGTCGAAAAGCCGCTGGCGATAAATAGTGACCAGTTGTCAGTAATCAGTAAACAGTTGAAAAGCAGTGTTTCACTGCTAACCGTCGGCTTCAACCGTAGATTTGCTCCCCTGATCCAAAATCTAAAATCGCAAATCGTAAATCGAAGTGAACCTCTCCATGCGCATTACCGAGTCACTGCAGGCTTTATTCCTGCCAACCATTGGACGCAAGACCCAGCCATCGGCGGCGGACGAATCATCGGCGAAGCCTGTCACTTCATCGATGTGCTGACCTTCCTTGTTGGCGCACCGCCTGTTCTAGTATCCGCCCATGCGTTGCCGAATAACGGCAAATACAGCGAGGACAATGTCTCGATGACCTTCACCTTTGCAGACGGTTCCATCGGCGTGGTGGATTATTTGGCGAATGGCGATAAGTCCATGCCGAAGGAAAGGCTGGAGGTGTTCTGTGGGGGGATGGTGGCAGTTCTCGACGATTATGTTTCGTTGAGTGTGGTGAAAGACGGCAAGAGGAAAGAAGAAAGAGGGGCGCAGGACAAAGGCTGGCGGGGAGAAATGGCTGCGTTTTCTGAGGCGGTCAAGGCGGGGAAAGAGCCGCCGATTCCTTATCAGCAGATTCTGGCTGTGACCAAGTCCACATTTGCGGCGGTGGAGTCGATTCGGAGTAAATCTGGGATCGAAATAAAGTAA
- a CDS encoding GNAT family N-acetyltransferase has product MKVEFVARNEFSAVQTSALDALRAAVYPPEVIASLPGRFFSWAPPQWSVLLWDDGELVSRVGLLVREIVHEGVTKRIGGIGGVMTHPEKQGRGHAGRAMREAAARFDGELNVAFALLFCRPHLVEFYERLKWKPLRGKVFVEQPQGRIEFSANGAMVLDVNETAPVQGEIDLNGLPW; this is encoded by the coding sequence ATGAAGGTTGAATTTGTCGCAAGGAACGAGTTTTCCGCCGTTCAAACTTCCGCGTTGGATGCGCTGCGCGCGGCGGTGTATCCGCCTGAAGTGATCGCAAGCCTGCCGGGCAGGTTCTTTTCGTGGGCGCCTCCACAATGGTCTGTTTTGTTGTGGGATGACGGTGAATTGGTCTCGCGGGTGGGGCTTCTGGTGCGCGAGATCGTTCACGAAGGAGTGACAAAAAGGATCGGCGGGATCGGCGGGGTGATGACGCACCCGGAGAAACAGGGCAGGGGGCATGCGGGTCGGGCAATGCGGGAGGCGGCTGCGCGGTTTGACGGGGAACTGAACGTCGCATTTGCTCTGTTGTTTTGCCGTCCCCATTTGGTGGAATTTTATGAACGATTGAAGTGGAAACCGTTACGAGGCAAGGTCTTTGTGGAGCAGCCGCAAGGCAGGATCGAGTTTTCTGCCAACGGCGCGATGGTTCTGGATGTAAACGAGACTGCGCCAGTTCAAGGTGAAATTGATTTGAATGGTTTGCCCTGGTGA
- a CDS encoding FAD-dependent oxidoreductase yields MNIKSDKLKHDVLIIGGGPIGLSCAYYLLKSGRQVTLLDAKEIGKGSGSGNAGHIVPSHIIPLAAPGVVTSALKWMLDPAHSPFGLKIRLDLKYISWLIQFASACNEANVQRALEPLKTLGQLSAENFAKIVVEEKFDCHYQSTGFLNLYKNQRAFDEGKHEADFMHKHGIPVSVHEKDQIADIEPAAREDVLGGVHFTGDSHLNPAVFLQLLGERIRAMGAEVFENTPVTGFESAGGKVRVVKTSVDEFEAEQVILAAGAWSPIVARDLRLNIPVQPARGYSLTASAIQNMPRQALILGDRRVAVSPLGNLLRVTGRLEVGEFSTTPNPLWIQRLENFAREYIRLDEKLDIKETWAGLRPTTPDGVPIIGRSPRHENLFLATGHAMLGLSLGPGTGQVIAELLNGKQPSFDLNPFHLERF; encoded by the coding sequence ATGAACATAAAATCAGATAAGTTAAAGCATGATGTACTCATCATCGGCGGGGGACCCATAGGCTTAAGCTGCGCGTATTACCTTTTGAAATCTGGAAGGCAAGTCACCCTGCTCGACGCCAAAGAGATCGGCAAAGGCAGCGGATCGGGAAATGCCGGGCATATCGTGCCGAGCCATATCATTCCGCTGGCAGCGCCGGGTGTGGTGACCTCCGCCCTCAAGTGGATGCTCGACCCGGCTCACAGTCCTTTTGGATTGAAGATACGCCTTGACCTGAAATATATTTCGTGGCTGATCCAATTTGCATCGGCGTGCAATGAAGCCAACGTCCAGCGCGCGCTGGAGCCGTTGAAGACCCTTGGGCAGTTGAGCGCGGAGAATTTTGCCAAAATCGTCGTTGAAGAAAAATTCGATTGCCATTATCAAAGCACCGGGTTTCTGAATTTATATAAAAATCAACGCGCCTTCGATGAGGGCAAACACGAGGCGGATTTCATGCACAAGCATGGTATCCCTGTAAGCGTGCATGAAAAGGATCAAATTGCCGATATTGAACCTGCCGCGCGCGAGGATGTCCTCGGCGGTGTACATTTCACGGGCGATTCGCACCTCAACCCTGCGGTATTTTTACAGCTGCTGGGTGAACGCATCCGCGCGATGGGGGCGGAAGTGTTTGAGAACACACCTGTCACGGGGTTTGAATCAGCGGGGGGGAAAGTTCGGGTTGTAAAAACAAGCGTCGATGAGTTTGAGGCGGAGCAGGTCATCCTGGCGGCGGGAGCGTGGTCGCCCATCGTTGCGCGCGATCTGCGGCTCAATATCCCCGTCCAACCCGCGCGAGGGTATAGTCTCACCGCGTCTGCTATTCAAAACATGCCACGCCAGGCGTTGATTTTGGGAGATCGCCGCGTGGCGGTTTCGCCGCTCGGGAATCTTCTGCGGGTTACAGGCCGGCTCGAAGTAGGTGAATTCAGCACAACGCCAAATCCGCTTTGGATTCAACGGCTGGAAAATTTTGCCCGCGAATATATTCGGCTGGATGAAAAACTGGATATCAAAGAGACCTGGGCGGGGCTTCGCCCAACAACGCCGGATGGCGTGCCGATTATCGGCAGATCACCAAGGCATGAAAATCTTTTCCTTGCGACCGGTCATGCCATGCTTGGGTTGTCACTTGGACCCGGCACAGGGCAGGTCATTGCCGAGTTGCTCAATGGCAAACAACCATCATTCGATCTGAACCCATTTCACCTGGAACGATTTTAG
- a CDS encoding R2-like ligand-binding oxidase codes for MPHTAFATITRGLNRDLPPMRLYEKAKKLGIWNPSDIDLTKDKQDWAGFSEEEKDLCLLLLSMFVAGEEAVTLDLLPLIQAIAEEGRIEEEMYLTTFLFEEAKHTDFFRRFMDEVAFPSPLGEGSDLTRFHGDNYRQLFYISLPEALNALRTDPSPASQIRASVTYNMIVEGVLAETGYQAFFTMLERNDLLPGLRKGISLLKQDESRHIAYGVYLLSRLMAEHPDEWDNLQMQMNMLLPSAIGVIGDAFARYDVVPFGLVEEDFVNYAMSQFSKRFERLEKARGASLDEINKVARETEDS; via the coding sequence ATGCCTCACACTGCATTTGCCACCATCACACGTGGGCTGAATCGCGATCTGCCGCCGATGCGTCTGTACGAGAAGGCGAAGAAACTCGGCATTTGGAATCCATCCGATATTGACTTGACGAAAGATAAACAGGATTGGGCGGGTTTCTCCGAGGAAGAAAAAGACCTGTGCCTGTTGCTGCTTTCCATGTTCGTGGCAGGCGAAGAGGCAGTCACGCTCGATCTGCTTCCGCTGATTCAAGCCATTGCCGAAGAAGGGCGCATCGAAGAGGAAATGTATCTCACCACCTTCCTCTTTGAAGAAGCCAAACATACCGATTTCTTCCGCCGCTTCATGGATGAGGTCGCGTTCCCCTCTCCTTTAGGGGAGGGGTCAGACTTGACCCGCTTTCACGGCGACAACTATCGCCAGCTTTTCTACATTTCACTGCCGGAGGCGCTCAACGCGCTTCGCACCGACCCGTCACCTGCCAGCCAAATTCGAGCTTCGGTTACCTATAACATGATCGTCGAAGGCGTGCTTGCAGAAACAGGCTACCAAGCCTTCTTTACCATGTTGGAGCGCAATGACCTTCTCCCTGGTCTTCGAAAGGGAATCTCGCTCTTGAAACAGGATGAGTCCCGCCATATTGCCTACGGAGTGTACCTGCTCTCGCGCCTGATGGCGGAACACCCGGACGAGTGGGACAATCTGCAAATGCAAATGAACATGCTTCTGCCCTCTGCCATCGGCGTGATCGGCGATGCCTTTGCGCGGTATGACGTGGTGCCTTTTGGCTTGGTGGAAGAGGACTTTGTCAATTACGCCATGAGCCAGTTCAGCAAACGCTTTGAAAGGCTCGAAAAAGCGCGCGGGGCAAGCCTGGATGAGATCAATAAAGTTGCGAGAGAAACCGAGGATTCATAG
- a CDS encoding MFS transporter, which produces MPPSFFIILVSVFVDMLGYGIMLPLLPFFVRAQDGSAAIAGGLMSMYSAIQLVSGPILGALSDRYGRKPILLLCLFGTGTSYLLLGLANSLIVIFLAVFLDGLTGSNLTLAHAYVADSTNAENRAKGINHSQLAFGLGIMAGPILGGLLSGYGLSVPALVASFLAFANTVFGFFFLPESLSPERRETKPLSQAFSWASQFTSVFRQKNIQRFLIVLFLLNLAFAGLQTNFPLFSHARFGWTPAQNSYFYLYVGLCGVIVQGILYAKLQARFGERRLIPAGLAFMVIGLAGMAFARQSWMIFPAVAVVALGTGISIPSLTALVSLRVSDSEQGRLMGGNQTLLALTNIFGPTIAGISFDIIDISAPYWLGSLFALVALGIATMDDRRLTADR; this is translated from the coding sequence TTGCCTCCCTCTTTTTTCATCATCCTCGTTTCGGTCTTTGTCGACATGCTCGGCTATGGCATTATGCTGCCGTTGCTGCCGTTTTTCGTGCGGGCGCAGGACGGCAGCGCTGCCATCGCGGGCGGTTTGATGTCGATGTACTCGGCGATTCAGCTCGTCTCGGGTCCAATCCTTGGCGCGCTCTCCGACCGTTATGGGCGCAAACCCATTCTGCTGCTCTGTCTCTTCGGCACGGGCACGTCCTATCTTTTACTGGGCTTGGCGAACTCGCTCATCGTCATTTTCCTTGCGGTCTTTCTGGATGGACTGACCGGCTCGAACCTGACTTTGGCTCACGCTTATGTCGCAGATTCGACCAACGCCGAAAATCGCGCTAAAGGAATTAACCACTCTCAACTCGCTTTTGGATTGGGCATCATGGCGGGACCCATCCTTGGCGGTTTACTCAGCGGATACGGACTCAGCGTCCCGGCGCTCGTCGCTTCTTTCTTAGCCTTTGCCAATACTGTTTTCGGATTCTTTTTCCTCCCCGAGTCCTTATCCCCCGAACGCCGCGAGACCAAGCCGCTTTCTCAAGCTTTTTCGTGGGCTAGTCAATTCACGAGTGTTTTTCGACAGAAGAACATTCAACGTTTTCTGATCGTGCTCTTCCTGCTCAACCTCGCCTTTGCCGGCTTGCAGACCAACTTTCCGCTTTTTTCCCACGCTCGCTTTGGTTGGACGCCCGCCCAGAATAGCTATTTCTATTTGTATGTCGGTTTGTGCGGCGTGATCGTGCAGGGAATTTTATATGCCAAATTGCAAGCACGTTTCGGTGAACGCAGACTCATCCCGGCGGGACTCGCATTTATGGTGATTGGCTTGGCGGGCATGGCGTTTGCTCGTCAGTCGTGGATGATCTTCCCTGCTGTGGCTGTAGTTGCGCTTGGAACGGGTATCAGCATCCCATCTCTCACTGCGTTGGTCTCATTGCGCGTCTCGGATAGTGAGCAGGGACGGTTGATGGGCGGCAATCAAACCCTGCTGGCGTTAACGAATATTTTTGGTCCGACCATTGCGGGGATTTCGTTCGATATCATCGACATCTCCGCGCCGTATTGGCTGGGGAGTTTGTTTGCGCTGGTCGCTTTGGGGATTGCGACGATGGACGATAGACGGCTGACCGCTGACCGCTGA
- a CDS encoding proline racemase family protein, whose amino-acid sequence MKRIPYLDSHTGGEPTRLITSLPFDLGTGSVADKLSTLKKNHDDLRRTVLLEPRGSDVLVGAYLVPPADPTCQFGVIYFNNVGYLGMCGHGTIGLIASLAYMGKVTPGVIRVETPVGVVEATLHPMSLRGVSDSERRSNLPINEGVASGKEQERPRNDMYPNKVSVQNIPAYRHLTHVPVTVDGKTVHGDVAWGGNWFFLVHDHGMDVNMQNLEALTDFSWRVREQLTVNGITGANGAEIDHVELFASTPEADSKSFVLCPGKAYDRSPCGTGTSAKLACLYGDGKLQVSQVWKQQSVVGSIFEGSIQLDGDKIIPSITGEAWVMSEGTLLVDERDPFGKGI is encoded by the coding sequence ATGAAACGTATCCCCTATCTGGATTCCCACACTGGCGGCGAACCCACGCGATTGATCACCTCGCTTCCCTTCGACCTTGGAACTGGTTCCGTTGCTGACAAATTATCCACGCTGAAAAAGAATCACGACGACCTGCGCCGCACCGTCCTACTCGAACCCCGCGGCTCGGACGTGCTCGTCGGCGCGTACCTCGTCCCGCCCGCCGACCCGACTTGTCAATTCGGAGTCATCTACTTCAACAACGTCGGCTACCTCGGCATGTGCGGACACGGCACAATTGGTCTCATTGCGTCGCTGGCATACATGGGCAAGGTCACGCCGGGTGTAATTCGCGTTGAAACTCCCGTTGGGGTGGTGGAGGCAACCCTTCATCCCATGTCATTGCGAGGAGTAAGCGATAGCGAGCGACGAAGCAATCTCCCAATTAATGAGGGGGTTGCTTCGGGCAAAGAGCAAGAACGCCCTCGCAACGACATGTACCCCAATAAAGTCTCCGTCCAAAACATCCCCGCCTACCGCCATCTGACTCACGTTCCCGTCACCGTTGATGGCAAAACTGTCCACGGCGACGTGGCGTGGGGCGGCAACTGGTTCTTCCTCGTCCACGATCACGGCATGGACGTGAACATGCAGAACCTCGAAGCGCTGACCGATTTCTCGTGGCGCGTGCGTGAACAACTGACCGTCAATGGCATCACCGGCGCGAACGGCGCAGAGATCGACCATGTTGAGTTGTTCGCATCCACTCCCGAAGCGGACAGCAAAAGTTTTGTGCTCTGCCCCGGCAAAGCCTACGACCGCTCTCCCTGCGGCACAGGCACAAGCGCCAAACTCGCTTGTCTCTACGGCGACGGCAAATTGCAAGTCAGTCAAGTGTGGAAACAGCAAAGCGTCGTCGGCAGTATCTTCGAGGGCAGCATCCAACTCGACGGTGACAAGATCATCCCGAGCATCACCGGCGAAGCGTGGGTCATGTCCGAAGGCACGTTGTTGGTGGATGAACGCGATCCGTTTGGGAAGGGCATTTGA
- a CDS encoding glycosyltransferase family 1 protein — protein sequence MPKTITLLTSGTRGDVIPYIALGKGLQNAGYNVRISAPRGFAPLIQSHHVPFAPFDGNPTDLMIEQGDFTPFTLGTDPIRSFQSTRTFLQKARPLYRHMLHTAAQACRGSDLLIHGLPTIWGAHIAEGLGNPAVRANLQPLTPTREFPSALLPFRFSLSGIGNWLSHWAVTQATWLSWRSEINHARHADFGLGLAHWLDPSLQADSHQPLTLNAFSEHVVPRPKDWNKKQIITGYWRSKEETSEGVDEFESVQRFIDSAKNLIAIGFGSPGTQGYLPMLEEALHIANAQAVLTLPTKWHGEIKSKNIFPIEYVPHGWLYPRVKAAVHHGGAGTTSASLHAGIPTIALPLAIDQFFWGERVQKLGVGMSIPQRKLNAENLAQAITEALNNKAMNAKAKEISEALSKEDGVMTAVKAIQNI from the coding sequence ATGCCCAAAACCATCACCCTTCTCACCAGTGGCACGCGTGGAGATGTCATCCCTTACATCGCGCTTGGCAAAGGTTTACAAAATGCGGGTTACAACGTCCGCATTTCAGCGCCGCGCGGGTTTGCGCCCCTCATTCAGAGCCATCACGTTCCTTTCGCGCCATTCGACGGCAACCCCACAGACCTGATGATCGAGCAGGGCGACTTTACACCCTTCACGCTCGGCACCGATCCCATTCGTTCGTTTCAATCCACGCGCACCTTTTTGCAAAAAGCCCGCCCGCTTTATCGTCACATGCTGCATACTGCCGCCCAAGCCTGCCGCGGCTCAGACCTGCTCATTCACGGCTTGCCCACCATCTGGGGCGCGCATATCGCCGAAGGCTTGGGCAATCCTGCCGTCCGCGCAAACTTGCAGCCGCTCACCCCCACCCGCGAATTTCCATCCGCGCTGTTGCCTTTTCGTTTTTCTCTCTCAGGGATCGGGAACTGGCTCTCGCATTGGGCAGTGACTCAAGCCACCTGGCTTTCGTGGCGCTCTGAGATCAACCACGCGCGTCACGCGGACTTTGGGCTGGGTCTCGCCCATTGGCTTGACCCTTCCCTCCAAGCGGACTCACACCAACCGCTCACCCTCAACGCCTTCAGTGAACATGTCGTGCCGCGTCCAAAAGATTGGAATAAGAAACAAATCATCACGGGGTACTGGAGATCGAAAGAAGAAACGAGTGAAGGGGTTGACGAGTTCGAAAGTGTGCAAAGATTTATCGACTCAGCAAAGAATCTCATCGCAATAGGATTCGGCAGCCCCGGCACGCAGGGATATTTGCCCATGCTCGAGGAAGCCTTGCATATCGCCAACGCCCAAGCCGTGTTGACTCTCCCAACCAAATGGCACGGCGAGATCAAATCCAAGAACATCTTTCCCATCGAATACGTCCCGCATGGATGGCTGTATCCACGCGTGAAAGCCGCCGTCCATCACGGCGGCGCAGGGACCACTTCCGCCAGCCTTCATGCAGGCATTCCAACCATTGCCCTGCCCCTCGCCATCGACCAGTTCTTCTGGGGCGAGCGGGTTCAAAAATTAGGTGTTGGCATGTCCATTCCACAGAGAAAACTCAACGCAGAAAATCTAGCGCAAGCGATTACCGAAGCATTAAACAACAAGGCTATGAACGCGAAGGCAAAAGAAATCAGCGAGGCGTTGAGCAAAGAAGATGGGGTTATGACAGCAGTGAAAGCAATCCAAAATATCTGA